In Risungbinella massiliensis, the genomic stretch AAGTCCAGTCAAAACATCTAATGAGTTGAGGGAAAGTCCTGTAATTCCACTAACTCGGCGAGCATGACGAACTACGACACTATCAAACCATCCTACACGTCTTGGTCGGCCTGTGGTAGTGCCATACTCTCTTCCAACTTCCCGAATTTGATTTCCAATTTCATCATGAAGTTCCGTTGGGAAAGGGCCATCTCCAACACGAGTGGTATAAGCTTTGGCAACCCCAACTACTTGATGGATCTTGGTAGGACCTACACCTGAACCGATACAAACTCCACCAGCCACTGGGTTAGAAGAAGTTACAAACGGGTAAGTTCCTTGGTCAATATCAAGCATAACCCCTTGTGCTCCTTCAAAAAGGACACGTTTTCCCTCATCTACTGCATCATTTAACACAACAGAAGTATCCATGATATATGGACGGATGCGCTCAGCAGACTGAAGATAGCTGTTGTAAATTTCCTCAAACTCAAATCCATCCAGTTGATAGATCTTTTCCAGAATCCGATTCTTTTCTTCTAAGTTCCGCTTTAACTTTTCTGCGAATCGCTTTGGATTTAATAGATCTCCTACACGAATACCGACCCTTGCTGCTTTGTCCATATAGGCAGGACCAATTCCTTTACCGGTCGTACCGATCTTGCTGGTTCCTTTACTCAATTCTTCTGCTTGGTCTAAACGTAAATGATACGGCATAATCAGATGTGCTCGATCCGAAATCCGTAAGTTATCTAATTTCACACCATGACCTACTAAATAATCGAGCTCCTCAATTAGCGCAGATGGATTGATCACCATTCCGTTTCCAAGGACACATATTTTATCTTGGTAGAAGATACCAGAAGGAATCA encodes the following:
- a CDS encoding adenylosuccinate synthase translates to MSTVVVVGTQWGDEGKGKITDYLAESAEVVARYQGGNNAGHTIVFGGTRYKLHMIPSGIFYQDKICVLGNGMVINPSALIEELDYLVGHGVKLDNLRISDRAHLIMPYHLRLDQAEELSKGTSKIGTTGKGIGPAYMDKAARVGIRVGDLLNPKRFAEKLKRNLEEKNRILEKIYQLDGFEFEEIYNSYLQSAERIRPYIMDTSVVLNDAVDEGKRVLFEGAQGVMLDIDQGTYPFVTSSNPVAGGVCIGSGVGPTKIHQVVGVAKAYTTRVGDGPFPTELHDEIGNQIREVGREYGTTTGRPRRVGWFDSVVVRHARRVSGITGLSLNSLDVLTGLETVKICTAYRCNGKIIDNYPSDLDLVGQCEPVYEELPGWSEDITKARSLEDLPLSTQHYIERITQLTGIPLAIFSVGPDRDQTIQVRPVYV